The following is a genomic window from Solanum stenotomum isolate F172 chromosome 4, ASM1918654v1, whole genome shotgun sequence.
CTAACAACCAGGTGTGCACAGTATCTACTATGCTTCGTTTTAGTACTAACAGGTTTATGCTAATCATCAAAATCACACCTTTTAACATAAATAAGGTTCTCGAACCTCGAACACAAGAGATACATCAACATTACCCTAAATTGTTCTTGCATAATAACTGAGTGAATGCACAGTATCTATTAAGCTTCTTTTTGGCACCAATAGCTTCACACTAATAATCAAATTCACACCTTTAACATAAATTCAACATTCTCAAATGCAACAGATAATTCAACATTACACTAACAATCGGTATCATACAAAtcattataaaactaaaaaaaaacacatactTCAACAACTAATTTAAACCACAATCAACAAAAAAGGTAAACAAATCATACCCACGGATTGTACGCCAAAGGATCTTAGAAGGAGCACGAAAATGGATAGGACCATGAGAGGGCTTTGTATTCATTCTCTTACGAAGGAATCTAAGATACTTCATTTTCTGGCGAACAAGTCCACCGGAAAGGCAAATCTCTTCACATCTAACAACAACAACTCTCTGTCCATTGAGAAGCTCTTTCgccaaaattgaagaaagtCTTCCAAGCATATGGTGGCGAGCATCCACCACTATCCTCCTTGCGCTGATTCCTGAACCTGATaccattttctctctctctcctctttctctctctaacaCACAGACACACAGTGCTCTGCTAACCCTAGGTTGCTGCTTGTGAAGAAATGGAGAAGAAGGCTAGGGTTTTTTGAGGGGATTTAAATGGGccgtgaatgagttttatgtggtttgggttttttttgtttatggCCCATGGGTCATACAATTTCTTTGGTTTCTTATCCCGAGTTTGTTACCCGTTTTGGAGTCCGACTATATAAATTCACAattgagtaaaaaatattttctaacgAAGACGACTCGAATATATAGGAAGGAATTCAAATCAATGACtcgtaattttatttttttgatttctcATTTGGTGTTTGTTACCTGTTTTGGAATTCAACTATATATAAATTCACGTCATAAAGTCTCGTATTGAAAGATAAAGTGTTTTCTAACATAAATGATTCCGTAGTCGGGGTTTGAATCaatgaattataattatttttttgatttctcATTCAGTGATCGTGACCTGTGCTTTGGAACTCGATTATATTTAAATTTCcatatgaaagactcacatTGAAAAGTAGAACCCTCTCTAACCAACGACTCCGCAATTGGGGTTCGAATTAATGATTCattacattttctttttgatttctcATTTGGTGTATGGTATCCGCTTTAGAGCTCGACTATATTTAATTCACATCGGAAGGTCTTGTATTAAAAGGTGAAACACTTCCTATTATATATTAGTtagataataatttaaaaaactaTTCAACATCATTAAAAGTAACCCGGAATCAACTTAAAACTATCATATGAAACTTCATATTATACATTAACAAGATAGTGATATACAAACCACCCAATAAtgtaccatatatatatatatatatatatacatacatactcaATAATGAATTTAGCTAAATACCTaggataaatattattttcaaaatttggtttttttttctattgatcCCATATTCCCATTACACATCACCTTTTTCTGGTCCATGCATTATGACAAAATAATCATCATCACTTGAATATGAcataacattaaaataaatggATATATGTACACAAAATATTACTAGTTTATTTGAACAATAATTATGCCATAGTTTGAGTTGTTGTGTCTAtatattgattgattgatgaaataaCACTTAGAAATAGAgggaataaagaaaaagaaaaggagttaTGGGAGTTGATAATTTAGTGTTGAAAACATATGATGAAGTTTCTTTGCATAATAATCCTAAAGATTGTTGGGTTATCATAAATGCTAAGGTATGTATAGAAaaactttcaatattttattcctaCCGTACACAAAGTATTTTGCGTTTATGTAAATTCTGAAAAAGAACAGTACTATCCTAATGCAAACATTAGTAACTAATTCAATGGTCCAAATTCATCATGACATGTATGTTACATGAATTTTCTCTTGGATCGAATGAGAACTAGCTAGATtcaatttaattatgtttttttatgatCTCGAATTACATGTCTTATTGTATTTATGGAAGTCAACCCTGATCATGTTATAGATCAAAATTATGATATGATCATAGAATTTGTTTTTGACACAAATGTATATTCagaaattacattaaaaaaagtattttaatatATGCAGGCATACAATGTGACAAACTTCCTAAATGATCATCCTGGTGGTGAAGAAGTCTTGTTGGCAGCAGCAGGTACACCCAAggaacccccccccccccacccctcTATATACATAAATAGCATTGTAAAAGTATACTGATTTTAATTATCAGTTATAGGAGAGCGCTAagtattcatatatttttaatcaaaagtttTGAAGTCAGATCTGAGTGTGGATTAATTTCCACCAACAAATCTTAGATTGTATAAAGCTCCTAATAGACACACAATAGTTTGGATTAAAAGTCCACAATGACCAACTTTCGTCTTTGTTCGTGATCAGTCAGTCTAACAGTCGAGCAAACTTATATCATTACGCTTACGAGCAAAAACTTAGCTTGAATCTACCTTCGCACACCTTCGTTACTTTTTGTGTTTGATAAAGGGTAATCCCCCTGGATTCACAATATGACATGTGTGTTTACGGAAATTCATATCATTAACTTTTCTCTAcattttgtatatgtattaagaaatttattaaaatattttattataaactcAGTTACTatcatacatatattaattCAAAGTCGGCTATATgaactcataaacttcaaattatgCGTCCGTCTAAGATTTCATATGGAGACTAATTTTTATAGGTAAGGATGCAAGTGAAGAGTTTGAAGAAGCAGGACATGGGAGTGCAGCAAGATTGATGCTAGATGAATTCTATGTGGGAGAAATTGATCCTTCTACAAAAATTAATGCCACTTTGGACACCACTTCATCAACAAATTTTCTTGAAaagcataaaaaaattgattattatcAAGGCAAGTCATCCaggaaaaataatgtaaaacttcttcaatttttggTGCCAATTGTAATCTTGTTGTTGGGAAGTACTTTATTTAAGTTCCTGTATTGAAAGTATAGGAAAAAAATTTTAAGTGTGTTTGGTATTTCACTTCCTATTTGTGTCATTTGATGAGTTGAAGGTTCATCAAAATAATTGATTCGTACGTTTTGAACAATCTTAATGTTATGAGGTTAATTTTTAAGGTTGAATCAAATTCAAGAttcatttctaaaaaaattataatatctaAATTAACTTTAATCTCCATTCTTGATTTGTTTGATGTTAGATAGAGGAAATTAAAATCCTTTCCAAGTGGCCCCAAAACACAAAGTATGACAACAAGAGTCCCAAGAAATAATCACCATGATCATCACATGTGTAGAATGACCAATAACACTCTATGTGAAGAGGGGCCGAATTAATTAATGGACAATCATTTTTCCCCTTAGAAAACTACTTCATTCATCTCATACTATTTGtcgtattttttcttttgtgttttacacaattcttgaaaaaaatattaattagaaaaagattttaattatttttaccttCAATATTTACTACATTGAGTTGTTTGTAGTTTTGAAGAACTAATCTTatcttaaacttttaaaattatatataattttttttaaaaatcaccaCAGATAATTTGGGACAAcgaatattttagaaaaattggAAGGTTAATATTCTCAATGAGGAAATAAAAACATTAATTGGTTATGACCAAATGCACACCTCACAACACAATCTAAAGTAGTATATACTCACTATATATATGCATGACAGCTCTTGTAAGAAGGCACATGTAATTAATTTGTGCATTATATTGGCATGTGTTGCAACAATTGCAAATTTCAAGAAAGTTGCACTTAAATGTGTCTATAAATGGAATATGTTCACATCATGAAAGAGATTCCTTTGGTAGTTAGCTTATCCACTGaaaatataaacaattttacaccatttttgtaaaaataataataattgggAGGGCAGGTGATGTGTGGGTGGAGTGGGTGGTGGGGGGCATCTCAACCAAACTCataaatcaataataacaattatatcTCAATATCAAATAAGTTGCTTATTTGTTGTTATCCAACTTTGAATAAAGGACAAAGGTTGTAGCAGATTGACaattaacataaaatttgttgTGATCCTAATGAAGCCCACAAccaaaataatcttaattaaacatatcttttataaatttatcttgattcatgatttaagaaaattaagagattGATGATATTGATAGTGAGCATTATATTGAAGTAGAGTGGATGAAATAGAGTCTAGCCTTTGGGATATTTTGTGATAGGAATATGTTGACAAATTAAAGCTTAAAGGTAAAACAGAGTGTTGGTGATTAGACCTACTTTGTTGTATGGGGCATAATGTTGATCAGTCAAGAATATCAACGTACAAAAGATGAGCATAATAGATATGAGGATATGCAAATGGATGTGTCGACATACTAGGAGAGATATGATTAGGAATGAAGTCATAAGAAGCAAGACGAAAGTGACTTTCATAGCAGGCAAGATGAGGGAAGTGAGACTAGGATGATTTGAACATGTGAAGAAGATAGCAAGGACACACTAGTAAGGAGACATGAAAGGTTGGTTGTAGTAGAGGCTAGGAAAGGTAAAGGTAGGTCGAAGAAGAACcgaggaaaaaaataattagacaaaatataatacaacttaataaattaaaatgaccTTATATAGAAAGATAGCTAGGTAAAAAATTAACGTAAAAGACTAGCAGGTAAAGTTGAGTGTTGTCACACGAAGTGTAGAATAGGTGGGATCTAGCCTTCTCACCTCTTCTCCTTTTTAGCATTATTCTTtagttatcacatatatagTTTCTTACTATTCGATGTattaatatatgttattgcaattgttttgtgttttgttattttgttttcatattatttttacagTTTTGCG
Proteins encoded in this region:
- the LOC125862616 gene encoding cytochrome b5-like translates to MGVDNLVLKTYDEVSLHNNPKDCWVIINAKAYNVTNFLNDHPGGEEVLLAAAGKDASEEFEEAGHGSAARLMLDEFYVGEIDPSTKINATLDTTSSTNFLEKHKKIDYYQGKSSRKNNVKLLQFLVPIVILLLGSTLFKFLY